The following proteins come from a genomic window of Heyndrickxia acidicola:
- a CDS encoding group-specific protein, producing MLDIELKVDEKEIRRLYLEKLDEHIEKIDKERTFWDTKELQRQTMLSWSTIQNEFFYDERFPKYKLGRKWMFPAKKTREFLLMWIEEQKRR from the coding sequence ATGCTTGATATTGAATTGAAAGTTGATGAAAAAGAAATAAGAAGATTATATCTTGAAAAACTAGACGAGCATATTGAGAAAATCGATAAAGAACGCACCTTTTGGGATACAAAGGAACTGCAACGACAAACAATGTTAAGTTGGAGCACTATTCAGAATGAATTTTTTTATGATGAGCGTTTTCCTAAATATAAGTTGGGACGTAAATGGATGTTTCCAGCTAAGAAGACAAGAGAGTTTTTATTGATGTGGATTGAGGAACAGAAGAGAAGATGA
- a CDS encoding FtsK/SpoIIIE domain-containing protein yields the protein MIFEALTSAIFGGLALKAHLKKEGIGGNDSQKIQKLFSVSGLNVKDGNQTYTSQLIRKINHDWGTEYKYRIPRGRSFEDYEAKINVLKAGLNTKGYKFNLKQLKDLKFDKNIIENIKDLYVKEMTDNKEIELSWDGMLNIRVYNEPLPTEIPFIKGTGWKVAFGMTREKNKIIYHDFEEFPNFVEGGTARYGKSNLINVIITSLIQQKRNSVKLHLIDLKGGIELCDYANIKQCVNIAYEPEEAYKVLSNAYDEMKKMQTRIRKLGKKKIQDTNIQERHFIIIDEVGELNPEEAVDKKDEKDTAGNIIKMSEKTLKLECKKLMSQIARLGSGLGFRLILATQYPTGDIVPRQCKQNSDAKLCFRVQSGTASKVVLDETGAEDLPPIRGRAIYQMAEKRVIIQVPKIDDKTIQDTIKPHIVKKGVNKIANNKTDGERRKNIAVLERTRLS from the coding sequence ATGATTTTTGAAGCATTGACTAGTGCTATTTTTGGGGGCTTGGCTTTGAAAGCTCATTTGAAGAAAGAGGGGATAGGAGGAAATGACTCACAAAAAATTCAAAAATTATTTTCTGTTTCTGGATTGAATGTAAAAGACGGAAACCAAACCTACACATCACAATTGATAAGGAAGATAAATCATGATTGGGGAACAGAGTACAAATATCGAATACCAAGAGGAAGAAGTTTTGAGGACTATGAAGCAAAGATAAACGTGCTTAAAGCAGGATTAAACACTAAAGGGTATAAATTCAATCTTAAGCAGTTAAAGGATTTGAAGTTTGATAAGAACATAATTGAAAATATTAAGGATCTATACGTCAAAGAAATGACTGATAATAAGGAAATTGAATTGTCTTGGGATGGTATGTTGAATATTCGTGTATACAATGAGCCATTACCAACAGAAATTCCATTTATTAAAGGTACTGGATGGAAAGTAGCCTTTGGAATGACAAGGGAGAAAAATAAAATAATATATCACGATTTTGAAGAGTTTCCTAACTTTGTAGAAGGTGGCACTGCAAGATATGGTAAGTCTAATCTTATCAACGTCATAATTACATCTTTAATTCAACAGAAGCGAAACAGCGTTAAATTGCATCTAATTGATTTAAAAGGTGGGATTGAACTTTGTGATTATGCAAATATAAAACAGTGTGTAAACATTGCCTATGAGCCAGAAGAAGCTTATAAAGTGTTATCAAATGCTTATGATGAAATGAAAAAAATGCAAACTAGGATAAGAAAGCTTGGTAAAAAGAAAATACAGGATACTAATATTCAGGAAAGGCATTTTATTATTATTGATGAAGTGGGAGAGTTAAATCCTGAGGAAGCTGTTGATAAAAAAGATGAGAAAGATACTGCTGGAAACATAATTAAAATGAGTGAAAAGACTCTTAAACTTGAATGTAAAAAGTTAATGAGTCAAATTGCAAGGTTAGGTTCAGGGTTAGGTTTTAGGCTTATACTTGCTACTCAATATCCAACTGGTGATATTGTCCCACGGCAATGTAAACAAAATAGCGATGCAAAATTATGTTTCCGTGTTCAATCTGGAACAGCTTCAAAAGTTGTTTTAGATGAAACAGGAGCAGAAGACCTTCCACCAATTAGAGGTAGGGCTATTTATCAAATGGCTGAAAAAAGAGTTATTATTCAAGTTCCAAAAATTGATGATAAGACAATTCAAGATACAATCAAACCTCACATTGTAAAGAAAGGGGTTAATAAGATTGCAAACAATAAGACTGACGGAGAGAGAAGAAAAAATATTGCTGTCCTTGAAAGAACTCGACTTTCTTAG
- a CDS encoding spore germination protein yields the protein MPSFIKSVQILQASGTAGVHFGNSSFLSPKEVFKFSYGAGGINVGAFVTANTIKSENPLIDTADLQQPIIKNR from the coding sequence ATGCCGTCATTTATTAAATCCGTACAAATATTGCAGGCAAGCGGAACTGCGGGGGTTCATTTTGGTAATTCATCTTTCCTTTCACCTAAAGAGGTGTTTAAATTCTCTTACGGTGCCGGAGGAATAAACGTTGGTGCATTTGTGACTGCAAATACAATTAAAAGTGAAAATCCATTAATAGATACTGCGGATTTGCAGCAGCCTATTATTAAAAATCGTTAG
- a CDS encoding replication-relaxation family protein: MQTIRLTEREEKILLSLKELDFLSRDQIATIHNLGKVRNTNRILKDLSIFLSSYREEYSTVYYLNALGRDYVGSEKVRRKNQFVNHVLMRNDFYIYMKCPVHWENEIKVKDEEHSVICDSLFTKLNRKYFLEVDSTQKMKINREKVKQYLGLYRSDSLKNLFSHNPGLIWITTTELRRQQLRELCKDFPIKVSVYTINDIK, encoded by the coding sequence TTGCAAACAATAAGACTGACGGAGAGAGAAGAAAAAATATTGCTGTCCTTGAAAGAACTCGACTTTCTTAGTAGGGATCAAATAGCCACAATTCACAATTTAGGCAAAGTAAGAAATACTAACAGAATCCTCAAAGACTTATCCATCTTCCTATCATCCTACAGAGAAGAATATTCCACAGTTTATTATCTCAATGCTCTTGGTCGTGATTATGTTGGTTCAGAAAAAGTAAGAAGGAAGAATCAATTTGTTAACCATGTATTAATGAGGAATGACTTTTACATTTACATGAAGTGTCCTGTACATTGGGAAAATGAAATTAAAGTAAAAGATGAGGAACATTCAGTTATTTGTGATTCCTTATTTACAAAGCTTAACCGTAAATATTTTCTTGAAGTTGATTCTACACAGAAGATGAAAATTAACCGTGAAAAGGTAAAGCAGTATTTAGGGCTTTACAGAAGTGATTCATTAAAGAATTTATTTAGTCATAATCCAGGCTTAATTTGGATTACAACTACAGAATTAAGAAGACAACAACTAAGAGAACTATGTAAGGACTTTCCTATAAAAGTTAGTGTGTATACAATCAATGACATTAAATAG
- a CDS encoding YjcZ family sporulation protein — MFGGGFGGYGGCGCGGGYGYGGGYGGGGQWFALIIVLFILLIIIGATICF; from the coding sequence ATGTTTGGTGGAGGCTTCGGCGGCTATGGTGGCTGTGGCTGTGGCGGCGGTTATGGCTACGGCGGCGGCTACGGTGGTGGTGGCCAATGGTTCGCTTTAATCATCGTTCTTTTCATTCTGTTGATTATTATTGGTGCAACAATTTGCTTTTAA